The following coding sequences lie in one Methanohalophilus levihalophilus genomic window:
- a CDS encoding RAD55 family ATPase: MEETNIPERVPTGISGLDEMLHGGYFKGAVNVVSGGSGTGKTIFGSQFLYEGAQKGEKVMCVITSEESHSIVQEMKTSFGWDFAELEEKGIITFVDITDPALRLQKSVEIAPSELIKSFKKLVESKIEELKPDRVFIDSIEALFLAIESNYKLRTHIDDVFGVLRKQNVTSVITVGKLFGLNEMVEYGADSVVKLERVRTGNTLQRSIYVMKMRGSGTINEVRVLNISDSGMSVLAQSPYLE, from the coding sequence ATGGAAGAAACAAATATTCCAGAGCGTGTTCCAACCGGTATAAGCGGTCTTGATGAGATGTTGCATGGTGGTTACTTTAAAGGAGCCGTTAATGTTGTTTCAGGAGGTTCAGGTACGGGGAAGACTATTTTTGGTTCCCAGTTCCTGTATGAAGGTGCACAAAAAGGCGAAAAGGTAATGTGTGTAATTACTTCTGAAGAATCCCATTCAATTGTACAGGAGATGAAAACTTCTTTCGGATGGGATTTTGCGGAACTTGAAGAAAAAGGTATAATCACTTTTGTAGATATTACTGATCCGGCCCTGAGGCTCCAGAAAAGTGTGGAAATCGCTCCTTCTGAATTGATAAAGAGCTTCAAGAAGCTTGTTGAAAGCAAGATTGAGGAATTGAAACCAGACCGTGTATTTATCGATTCAATTGAAGCACTGTTCCTTGCAATAGAATCAAATTACAAACTTCGCACTCACATTGATGATGTTTTCGGGGTTTTGCGCAAGCAAAATGTAACTTCAGTTATCACTGTGGGTAAGCTTTTCGGGCTTAATGAAATGGTGGAATATGGTGCTGATTCGGTTGTCAAGCTTGAGCGCGTTCGCACAGGAAATACGCTCCAGCGCTCCATTTATGTAATGAAAATGAGGGGATCAGGAACAATCAATGAAGTAAGGGTTTTGAACATATCCGATAGTGGAATGTCTGTGCTTGCCCAGTCTCCGTATCTGGAGTAA
- the radB gene encoding DNA repair and recombination protein RadB — MNNPNYPSAQTPEVSIIENKLLKSGCLPLDEMLGGGFEEGIVTQVFGEAGSGKTNLCLQLAVNCVKRGKRAIYVDTEAISPERFRQIAGENAKKIAQNIIIYEPHSFEEQYSAIREIEKISAENIGLIIVDSATSYYRFGLEDQENSIRNRRELANQIGYLHSLARKRGIVVVITNQVYSDIQSGELKPIGGSTIGHMSKTIIEFKREDKNKRSAILRKHRSRPEGIGCEFSLTEEGIK; from the coding sequence ATGAACAATCCCAATTACCCCTCAGCCCAAACGCCAGAGGTGTCGATAATAGAAAACAAACTCTTGAAATCAGGTTGTTTGCCCCTTGATGAAATGCTAGGGGGAGGTTTTGAAGAAGGGATTGTAACACAGGTATTCGGAGAAGCCGGTAGCGGAAAAACAAACCTGTGCCTCCAGCTTGCAGTAAACTGCGTAAAGAGAGGAAAAAGGGCGATTTACGTAGACACCGAAGCAATTTCACCTGAAAGATTCAGGCAGATTGCTGGCGAAAATGCAAAAAAAATTGCACAAAATATTATTATTTATGAGCCTCACAGCTTTGAGGAACAATACTCTGCAATAAGGGAAATTGAGAAAATAAGTGCCGAAAACATCGGCCTTATCATCGTGGACTCTGCGACCTCATACTACCGATTCGGTCTTGAAGATCAGGAAAACAGCATCCGAAATCGCCGGGAACTGGCAAACCAAATAGGATATCTGCACAGCCTTGCACGGAAAAGGGGAATCGTAGTAGTAATTACAAACCAGGTTTATTCCGACATACAGAGCGGAGAGTTGAAACCCATCGGTGGCAGCACCATAGGCCACATGTCAAAAACAATAATTGAATTCAAACGTGAGGACAAAAACAAACGAAGCGCCATACTCCGGAAGCACCGCTCAAGACCTGAAGGAATTGGCTGCGAGTTTTCACTTACAGAAGAAGGAATAAAATAA
- a CDS encoding glutaredoxin family protein: MPDITVYTTQTCPRCVRLKKLLGENNIVYNEADMSTPESLTELRINGVFTNEAPVLQIDDTFLTGDDLFSGNDVNTEAFGDLF, encoded by the coding sequence ATGCCTGATATCACTGTTTATACCACACAAACCTGCCCACGTTGTGTTCGCCTTAAGAAATTACTTGGTGAAAACAATATAGTGTATAATGAGGCGGACATGTCTACGCCGGAATCCCTGACCGAGCTTCGTATCAATGGTGTTTTCACCAATGAAGCCCCGGTGCTCCAGATTGATGATACATTTCTTACAGGTGATGATCTCTTTAGCGGCAATGATGTGAATACCGAAGCTTTCGGAGATCTGTTTTGA
- the nrdD gene encoding anaerobic ribonucleoside-triphosphate reductase, whose amino-acid sequence MPKVRTTDGHMVDWDRNIVVNQLIKETMLSERFHDIPAITKAEALEIAKETERRIRSMNLKFLSGPLIRELVNMILLEKNKIEWRNVSTRVGTPVYDSCEIDLGTGFEANENANLQENAETSHKKKADKISKEQYLLLLPPKLADLHLNGDFHIHDLEYMGTRAFCQDWDLRYFLYYGLMPDGSGSKASVAGPAMKAEVAVLHAVKALGSAQTNFAGGQGFYNFLTFLAPHFEGKPYKEIEQLMQMFVYEMTQMMVARGGQLVFSSVQLSPGVPKLWKDKPVVYRGKIWDGTDGSEKRVYGDFEREVRLGFKALMNVMLEGDYWGKPFNFPKPEISIEPDFMEEDEMFNRAHPELPTYDELYTLTFELAAKYGTPYFDNQLPAYRGAGNGISCYQCCAYQFSANEDDDDHFDDKLYFKDGAHFSMGSWQVVSLNCPRAAYEAKGDDEELYGRLKHLMDMAVEVYHTKVKWMTPIIESGRMPFATQQPKDPLTGDKGAVAVDLDSLVFTIGVVGISEMVQYHTGSQIHESKDSFKVAVRAMTEMEMYARELSQKHGVEIALARTPAETTGQRFGVSDLLHEEYREQAKAVLKGDIEVALRDIKKSRNLPVYYTNGTHVPPGANIPLTERIKYEHVFFPIVDGGNIMHIWLGEGAPDAKGLKEFAMNLSRNTQTGYFAFTKDMTVCLNDFHMMSGLKGCCDNCGSANIEQLSRVTGYIQSVSGWNAAKQQELADRMRYGSPDMQ is encoded by the coding sequence ATGCCAAAGGTGCGAACCACTGATGGCCATATGGTAGATTGGGATCGGAATATCGTGGTAAACCAGCTCATAAAGGAAACTATGCTGAGCGAGAGGTTCCATGACATTCCAGCTATTACAAAAGCGGAAGCTCTTGAAATTGCAAAAGAAACTGAGAGGCGTATACGCAGTATGAACCTCAAGTTCCTTTCAGGTCCTCTTATCCGTGAACTTGTAAACATGATTCTTCTTGAGAAAAACAAGATAGAATGGCGTAATGTTTCTACAAGGGTAGGTACGCCGGTTTATGATTCATGTGAAATTGATCTCGGTACCGGGTTTGAAGCAAATGAAAACGCAAACCTTCAGGAAAACGCCGAGACTTCCCACAAGAAAAAAGCCGATAAGATTTCAAAAGAACAGTATCTATTACTGCTTCCACCAAAGCTTGCTGATCTTCACCTTAATGGTGATTTCCACATCCACGATCTTGAATACATGGGAACACGAGCTTTCTGTCAGGATTGGGATTTGAGATATTTCCTTTATTACGGACTCATGCCTGATGGTTCAGGTTCCAAGGCAAGTGTTGCAGGTCCGGCCATGAAAGCTGAGGTTGCAGTTCTCCATGCTGTGAAAGCCCTTGGTAGTGCCCAGACTAACTTTGCAGGCGGGCAGGGTTTCTATAATTTCCTTACATTCCTCGCTCCTCACTTTGAAGGTAAGCCTTACAAAGAGATTGAACAGCTCATGCAGATGTTTGTCTATGAGATGACCCAGATGATGGTAGCTCGTGGCGGACAGCTTGTGTTCTCTTCAGTCCAGTTGTCTCCAGGCGTACCAAAACTCTGGAAAGACAAACCTGTGGTTTACCGCGGAAAGATCTGGGATGGAACCGATGGAAGCGAGAAAAGAGTTTACGGCGATTTTGAGCGTGAAGTACGCCTCGGATTCAAGGCTCTTATGAATGTCATGCTTGAAGGTGACTACTGGGGCAAACCGTTCAATTTCCCCAAACCCGAGATTTCCATTGAACCGGATTTCATGGAAGAGGACGAGATGTTCAACCGGGCTCACCCCGAACTTCCAACATACGATGAACTTTATACTCTCACATTTGAACTGGCTGCCAAGTACGGAACTCCGTACTTTGACAACCAGCTTCCGGCATACCGTGGAGCAGGTAACGGAATTTCATGTTACCAGTGCTGTGCCTATCAGTTCTCCGCAAACGAGGATGACGATGATCACTTTGACGACAAACTATACTTCAAAGACGGTGCACACTTTTCCATGGGATCATGGCAGGTCGTTTCACTGAACTGCCCCAGAGCCGCCTATGAAGCTAAAGGTGATGACGAGGAACTCTACGGAAGGCTCAAACACCTGATGGATATGGCAGTGGAAGTTTACCATACCAAGGTAAAATGGATGACTCCTATCATCGAATCCGGTAGGATGCCTTTTGCAACACAGCAACCCAAAGATCCTTTGACAGGTGACAAAGGTGCTGTAGCAGTTGATCTCGACAGTCTTGTGTTCACTATTGGTGTTGTCGGAATCAGTGAAATGGTCCAGTATCATACCGGCTCTCAGATTCATGAGTCCAAGGACTCTTTCAAGGTTGCAGTACGCGCCATGACTGAAATGGAAATGTATGCAAGAGAACTTTCACAGAAACATGGTGTTGAAATTGCCCTCGCAAGAACTCCTGCTGAAACCACAGGACAAAGATTTGGTGTTTCTGATCTTCTGCATGAGGAATACCGTGAGCAGGCAAAAGCTGTGCTTAAGGGGGACATTGAGGTTGCTTTGAGGGATATAAAGAAATCCCGCAATCTTCCGGTATACTACACAAACGGCACTCATGTGCCGCCGGGAGCCAATATCCCACTGACTGAAAGGATCAAGTATGAGCATGTATTCTTCCCGATTGTAGATGGTGGAAATATCATGCACATATGGCTTGGTGAAGGAGCTCCTGATGCAAAAGGTCTTAAGGAATTTGCCATGAACCTTTCACGCAACACGCAAACCGGTTATTTTGCCTTTACCAAGGATATGACGGTTTGCCTGAATGACTTCCATATGATGTCAGGGCTGAAGGGTTGCTGCGATAATTGTGGTTCTGCCAATATCGAGCAACTTTCCCGTGTGACTGGATACATACAATCTGTAAGCGGTTGGAATGCTGCAAAGCAACAGGAACTTGCGGATCGGATGCGCTATGGATCCCCTGACATGCAATGA
- a CDS encoding anaerobic ribonucleoside-triphosphate reductase activating protein, whose translation MDPLTCNDCTTVNFGDSIPLSTLDWPGRASVVFFLRGCPYRCPYCQNYSILSGSDPVDFSRIEQLIESSRLFVSTVIFSGGEPLQQKDAILALCSLVKDLGLDVGIHTNGAYPDVLEELCKRKLVDGVFIDVKAPLNDPESYGRMIGSEKPSVTILPDEVTEKVRESIEIAVKYGVLEELRTTVLPQHMDSPEEIRSIVYSIAPFLEISKVPYVVQQGLPGNTGDRILKELSPLSRESLLMLSKPSLDVGVEIYVRTREKGSERISFETI comes from the coding sequence ATGGATCCCCTGACATGCAATGATTGCACAACTGTAAATTTCGGGGATTCTATTCCCCTTTCTACTTTAGACTGGCCGGGGCGGGCGTCGGTGGTATTCTTCCTCCGTGGATGCCCTTATCGCTGCCCTTACTGCCAGAACTATTCGATATTAAGTGGTTCTGATCCGGTTGATTTCAGCCGGATTGAGCAGCTTATTGAATCTTCAAGGCTTTTTGTAAGTACGGTTATTTTTTCAGGAGGCGAACCCCTTCAGCAAAAGGATGCAATTCTTGCATTATGCTCCCTTGTAAAAGATCTGGGTCTGGATGTTGGGATTCATACCAATGGGGCTTATCCGGATGTGCTTGAAGAACTTTGCAAACGAAAGCTTGTGGATGGCGTATTCATAGATGTTAAAGCCCCTCTTAATGATCCTGAGTCGTATGGGAGGATGATAGGTTCGGAAAAACCTTCAGTAACTATCCTTCCGGATGAAGTGACGGAAAAGGTTCGGGAATCCATTGAAATAGCAGTAAAATATGGTGTATTGGAAGAATTGAGAACCACTGTTTTACCTCAGCACATGGATTCTCCTGAGGAGATCAGATCGATTGTATATTCCATTGCTCCTTTTCTGGAAATCTCAAAAGTTCCCTATGTTGTACAACAGGGTCTTCCCGGTAATACCGGTGACAGGATATTGAAAGAACTGTCTCCTCTTTCAAGAGAATCGTTGCTGATGCTGTCCAAGCCCTCTCTTGATGTCGGTGTAGAAATATATGTTCGTACTCGGGAGAAAGGTTCTGAGCGGATTAGCTTCGAAACCATTTGA
- a CDS encoding DUF4349 domain-containing protein: MKYNSITLVFLLLVFSIMSAGCLSLDEDSYSLSEKQIVGVPDYRNDLAYEEAVAFDTSSGVAVEFEDIESSETKTTERQVIKTVDMSLQVDNASSAAEALGDIAASYDGYVSSSSVYDSYYYESDVRKQGYVNLRIPADKLDDALDEIKVLGEIQSESSSAQDVTEEYIDLNARLSNLEKQETRLLEILDMASSVQDVLEVEKELGRVRGDIESLQGRLNYLNSRIDMATVNVFLTEPAPIGGSLGIRDAISDAVQGFILSVRGIIVFVGYALPIIIVLSIAGGAIILAARRKKK, encoded by the coding sequence ATGAAATACAATAGTATAACTCTTGTCTTTTTACTGTTGGTATTTTCAATAATGTCAGCGGGATGTCTCTCTCTGGATGAAGATTCTTATTCTTTGTCAGAGAAGCAGATTGTTGGGGTTCCGGACTACAGGAATGATCTTGCTTATGAGGAAGCAGTTGCCTTTGATACGTCCTCCGGAGTGGCGGTTGAATTTGAGGATATTGAGTCTTCAGAAACCAAAACCACTGAAAGGCAGGTCATAAAAACCGTAGATATGTCTTTACAGGTTGACAATGCCAGTAGTGCCGCGGAAGCACTTGGGGATATTGCTGCTTCATATGATGGTTATGTTTCATCTTCTTCTGTTTACGATAGCTATTATTATGAAAGCGATGTGCGCAAACAGGGATACGTCAATCTTCGCATTCCCGCAGATAAACTCGACGACGCGCTTGATGAAATAAAGGTTCTTGGGGAAATCCAATCTGAGAGCAGTTCCGCACAGGATGTTACTGAAGAATACATCGATCTGAATGCAAGGCTTTCAAACCTTGAAAAGCAGGAAACAAGGTTGCTGGAAATCCTTGACATGGCCTCGTCCGTTCAGGATGTTCTGGAGGTTGAGAAAGAGCTTGGACGTGTGAGGGGTGACATCGAAAGTCTTCAGGGAAGATTGAATTACCTGAACAGCAGGATTGACATGGCGACAGTAAACGTGTTCCTTACAGAGCCTGCTCCAATAGGGGGCTCCCTTGGAATCAGGGATGCAATCTCGGATGCAGTTCAGGGATTCATACTGTCTGTCAGGGGAATAATAGTCTTCGTAGGTTATGCTCTCCCGATTATAATTGTGCTTTCAATTGCAGGTGGAGCTATCATACTGGCGGCTCGCAGGAAGAAAAAATAA
- the thiL gene encoding thiamine-phosphate kinase: protein MGEELIRDIDEREFIKRLVGILGSDDKGVVVGAGKDDCAILEIGDESLVVTTDMLHRKTDFPPGMSARQIGWMAAAVNFSDIAAMGAKPIGLLAAVGYPPDMPYKEAAEISKGMRDCASFCGTSVIGGDVDIHDELTITGTAFGKSDGVQLLRRSGAKEGDLVCVTGTLGGAGAALQALLEDMNVDSEFLKALFEPIPRIAEGRKLAESGFVTSAMDTSDGLAMSLYDLAETSNVGFKIYESSLPIDERVKQIASNSSDELELALYSGGDFELLFTVNPERVKSLHGESYLTVVGEVVGYERGVSLITGNNENLAINRKGYLHMKSSGEI from the coding sequence ATGGGTGAAGAGTTGATCAGGGACATTGATGAGAGGGAATTCATCAAGCGACTTGTTGGGATACTTGGGAGTGACGACAAAGGTGTCGTTGTCGGTGCAGGGAAAGATGACTGTGCTATCCTTGAAATCGGTGATGAATCTCTTGTTGTGACCACGGACATGCTTCACAGGAAAACAGATTTTCCGCCAGGTATGTCTGCCCGGCAGATTGGCTGGATGGCTGCTGCGGTGAATTTCAGCGATATCGCTGCAATGGGGGCTAAGCCCATTGGACTGCTTGCAGCAGTGGGTTATCCTCCTGATATGCCCTACAAAGAAGCCGCAGAAATATCAAAGGGAATGCGGGATTGCGCTTCCTTTTGCGGGACTTCTGTGATTGGTGGTGACGTAGATATCCATGACGAACTGACAATTACAGGAACTGCCTTTGGAAAATCCGACGGAGTGCAACTCCTGCGTCGCAGTGGTGCAAAGGAAGGTGATCTTGTATGCGTTACCGGAACCCTTGGGGGTGCAGGTGCAGCTTTACAGGCATTGTTGGAGGATATGAACGTTGATTCCGAATTCCTGAAAGCCCTATTTGAGCCGATTCCACGAATAGCGGAAGGGCGAAAACTTGCAGAAAGTGGCTTTGTGACTTCTGCGATGGATACAAGTGATGGCCTGGCGATGTCCCTCTACGATCTGGCTGAAACCAGTAATGTGGGGTTTAAAATTTATGAATCCAGTTTACCTATTGATGAACGTGTGAAGCAGATTGCTTCCAATTCTTCCGATGAACTTGAACTTGCACTCTACTCTGGTGGAGACTTTGAACTCCTTTTCACCGTTAACCCGGAGAGAGTCAAATCGTTACATGGCGAATCTTATTTAACTGTTGTAGGTGAAGTTGTAGGTTATGAAAGGGGAGTATCCCTTATTACTGGAAACAATGAAAACCTTGCTATAAATCGAAAAGGTTATTTACACATGAAATCATCTGGTGAAATATGA
- a CDS encoding S-layer protein domain-containing protein yields MNSNLQKALIFLLIVGFGCGVATAAAPIISGIDDSDVDFNSATIEFTVDQNNATTQVAYSINSDLSSATWTTNTTSGGNDRSVLLPGLTEDTTYYYSIYAYNTSNVSEFTNSTIDNFDTLTPTAPTISSVSVVDITATTADVEFDISANPDADNKVVYSENSDLSAPFPAKWDNGTGSQSVSLTGLTEGTTYYYQISSNNTFNSSLSDNTTILSFQTVTPTAPLIENVEDKNVEGTSATIEFDVNQSDAKTQVAYSTSSNLSSPSWTANVTSGSSRTVSLSSLSGETTYYYSVFAYNASNNSVYSNSTIASFTTLSSWGNRIWDENEGLSNPYTWDAKSFSGFFYDLDTGDTSESMTITIDVSGREIKDGDLVYTAIPITTEFEYSGWDDYDVIGFMAEKYFAGYNNTDTSIIDSDLSLMEEGILAKVLIDTDDDESIYSGSSLILEDGYALNIQQVDVNGDSVWMSLTKDGDEIDDDILSAGETYVYTKDMGGVDDVPIIAVHFDEVFSGTETNAVFVDGIFQISDEYTEIDRGDEFGKMEITDVDDDIIEMENEDDIDLDEGDIIEIMGKLNIIVADDSVLRFAPFVDMSEPGTYELRGTIATENDGEFTWTPLNFEGFYYDIDEGLRSETLKIDASGGRNLEGDDVTYTAVPVTVEFEHSQWGDYKVIGFMAEKYFAAFVDDPSNDWDDDAISLMQEGQLSKVLIDDDDDRSVYTGSSLILEEGYTLNIKEVNVNGDSVWLELTKDGDEVEEKIISANDDFVYVDDVSGVDDVPLIVVHFDEVFSGTETSAVFVEGIFQISDDFVEIEKGDDYGKMTIDDVGPSSIEMELDDDIELDDGDTIELMGDIQIKVADDNTLRYYPFVEVETKPSESLNLDIEPTTVLEDDEVLFTVTSRGSSVRDAIILVDGVEVGDTDREGTFEYEFDDEGTYTITAEKEGFTSDEGKVEVISPEDESKKITIEVSPEEIFEGTPITISVLKAIGSEPIEGAEVYFDSKLLGETDDDGTISYNPKEPGMHKIKATISGLLDSELNIQVQELAANFVFSEFEFSSNPAKVNKEVTISLNAVNDGYAEGSYTVELSVNNEVLDSEEITLAVNDSTEIELTFTPEAEGTYFVEAGGFSETLEVEKGIGLIWYAAGAGALALAGGAIYLFTQGGGAAGLNGAIESIKEMISGLRK; encoded by the coding sequence ATGAATTCTAATTTGCAAAAAGCATTGATTTTTTTACTAATTGTCGGATTTGGTTGTGGGGTGGCTACGGCAGCTGCTCCAATAATTTCAGGCATTGACGACTCGGATGTTGATTTCAACAGTGCCACCATTGAGTTCACTGTAGACCAAAACAATGCTACTACTCAGGTAGCTTATAGTATCAATTCGGATCTTTCCTCAGCTACTTGGACTACAAATACTACCTCTGGAGGAAACGATCGTAGTGTTTTACTTCCAGGTTTAACCGAGGATACTACATATTATTATTCGATCTATGCCTATAATACTTCTAATGTAAGTGAATTTACAAATTCAACGATCGACAATTTTGACACTTTAACTCCTACAGCTCCAACTATTTCAAGTGTTTCAGTTGTAGATATTACTGCTACAACTGCTGACGTTGAATTTGATATAAGTGCGAATCCAGATGCAGACAACAAGGTTGTTTACAGCGAAAATTCTGATCTGTCTGCTCCGTTCCCTGCAAAATGGGATAACGGCACAGGTAGCCAAAGTGTTTCTCTCACAGGTTTGACTGAAGGTACAACTTACTATTATCAGATTTCCTCTAACAACACTTTTAACTCAAGTTTGTCAGATAACACGACAATTCTTAGTTTTCAGACTGTGACTCCAACTGCACCTCTTATTGAAAATGTTGAAGATAAGAATGTTGAAGGTACCAGTGCGACTATTGAATTTGATGTAAATCAGAGTGATGCTAAGACTCAGGTCGCTTACAGTACATCTTCAAACCTTTCATCTCCAAGCTGGACTGCAAATGTTACTTCAGGAAGTTCTCGTACAGTTTCTCTTTCCAGTCTAAGTGGGGAAACTACCTACTATTACAGTGTTTTCGCTTATAACGCCAGTAACAACAGTGTCTATAGCAATTCTACAATTGCCAGTTTCACAACCCTTTCATCATGGGGTAATCGTATCTGGGATGAAAACGAAGGTTTGTCAAATCCTTATACTTGGGACGCTAAAAGTTTCTCAGGATTCTTCTATGATCTTGATACAGGTGACACATCCGAAAGTATGACTATTACAATTGATGTTTCCGGTCGTGAAATTAAGGATGGGGACCTTGTTTACACTGCAATCCCAATTACAACAGAGTTTGAATACAGTGGCTGGGATGATTATGATGTGATCGGTTTCATGGCCGAGAAATATTTTGCAGGCTATAACAATACAGACACGTCTATAATCGATTCCGACCTAAGTCTCATGGAAGAAGGTATCCTTGCCAAAGTCCTTATTGACACGGACGATGATGAGTCAATTTATTCCGGTTCTTCTCTCATACTTGAAGATGGTTATGCCCTTAACATTCAGCAAGTTGATGTTAATGGGGATAGTGTTTGGATGAGCCTTACCAAAGATGGCGATGAAATAGATGACGACATCTTGTCCGCAGGTGAGACTTACGTTTACACGAAAGATATGGGTGGCGTTGATGATGTTCCTATAATTGCTGTGCATTTTGATGAAGTATTCAGTGGTACTGAAACTAATGCAGTATTTGTGGATGGTATTTTCCAGATATCCGATGAATACACCGAAATTGATCGCGGTGATGAGTTTGGAAAGATGGAAATTACTGATGTAGATGACGATATAATTGAAATGGAAAATGAAGATGACATTGATCTCGATGAAGGCGACATAATTGAGATTATGGGCAAACTTAACATTATAGTTGCTGATGACAGCGTTCTTCGTTTTGCTCCATTTGTGGATATGTCCGAACCGGGTACTTACGAATTGAGAGGTACCATTGCTACTGAAAATGATGGGGAATTTACTTGGACTCCGTTGAATTTTGAGGGTTTCTATTATGACATAGATGAAGGTCTAAGAAGTGAAACATTGAAAATAGATGCTTCTGGTGGTCGAAATCTTGAAGGTGATGATGTTACTTACACAGCAGTGCCTGTAACTGTCGAATTTGAACATTCCCAATGGGGTGATTATAAGGTAATCGGTTTCATGGCCGAGAAATACTTTGCAGCATTCGTTGATGATCCTTCTAATGACTGGGACGATGATGCCATTAGTCTTATGCAGGAAGGGCAGCTTTCTAAAGTTCTTATCGATGACGATGATGACAGATCGGTATACACCGGTTCTTCCCTTATTCTTGAAGAAGGGTATACTCTCAACATCAAGGAGGTCAATGTAAACGGTGACAGTGTATGGCTCGAGTTGACCAAAGATGGCGATGAAGTTGAGGAAAAAATCATCTCTGCAAATGATGATTTTGTCTATGTTGATGATGTCAGTGGTGTTGACGATGTTCCATTGATAGTCGTACACTTTGACGAGGTATTCAGTGGTACTGAAACAAGTGCTGTATTTGTTGAAGGTATTTTCCAGATTTCAGATGACTTCGTTGAAATTGAGAAGGGCGATGATTACGGTAAAATGACTATTGATGATGTTGGTCCAAGTAGCATAGAGATGGAACTTGATGACGACATCGAACTTGATGATGGGGACACCATTGAACTTATGGGTGATATACAGATCAAAGTTGCCGACGACAACACTTTGAGATACTACCCATTCGTTGAAGTGGAAACCAAACCATCTGAATCTCTTAATCTCGACATTGAACCTACAACAGTACTTGAAGATGACGAAGTTCTCTTCACAGTAACTTCCCGTGGTTCTTCTGTAAGGGATGCAATTATTCTTGTGGATGGCGTTGAAGTTGGTGACACTGACAGGGAAGGAACATTCGAATACGAATTCGATGATGAAGGCACATACACAATTACTGCTGAAAAGGAAGGCTTTACTTCAGATGAAGGTAAAGTAGAGGTCATTTCACCAGAGGATGAAAGCAAGAAGATAACTATTGAAGTTTCTCCTGAGGAAATCTTTGAGGGTACTCCAATAACCATCTCAGTCCTCAAGGCGATTGGTTCTGAGCCAATTGAGGGTGCGGAAGTCTACTTTGACAGCAAGCTTCTTGGTGAAACCGACGATGACGGAACTATCAGCTACAATCCAAAAGAGCCCGGAATGCATAAGATAAAGGCCACAATCTCAGGTCTGCTTGATTCCGAGCTGAACATTCAGGTTCAGGAACTTGCTGCAAACTTCGTGTTCAGTGAGTTTGAGTTCTCTTCCAACCCTGCAAAGGTTAACAAGGAAGTAACGATTTCTCTGAATGCTGTGAATGACGGCTATGCTGAGGGCAGCTACACAGTGGAGCTTTCTGTTAACAATGAAGTCCTGGACAGTGAGGAAATCACTCTTGCAGTAAACGATTCTACAGAGATTGAATTGACCTTTACTCCTGAGGCAGAAGGTACTTACTTCGTTGAAGCAGGTGGTTTCTCCGAAACCCTTGAAGTTGAGAAAGGAATTGGTCTTATCTGGTATGCAGCTGGTGCAGGTGCCCTTGCCCTTGCCGGAGGTGCAATCTATCTCTTTACTCAGGGTGGCGGTGCTGCAGGACTTAATGGAGCAATTGAATCCATTAAGGAAATGATCAGCGGACTGAGAAAATAA
- a CDS encoding helix-turn-helix domain-containing protein, translating to MSTSNKVIEAAFESDEAFQQTLLKVIKEDLGLTAIEFSEHSGIPPSTLYKLMSGNREPNLRTIRQIVKTIRKIEGQEKGDFIAVIAARPVLDNINETKKKICGNLCTIREYSATTMEEAIIAAVRAEREGAKALVCAPIVSPTVEKILRIPVSTIMPKNSLVEAIENVARKVEIEE from the coding sequence ATGAGTACTTCAAACAAGGTTATTGAAGCTGCATTTGAGTCAGATGAAGCCTTCCAGCAAACCTTACTCAAAGTTATCAAAGAGGATCTGGGCCTTACAGCAATCGAATTTTCAGAGCATTCAGGAATTCCTCCAAGTACCCTGTACAAACTCATGTCCGGAAACAGGGAACCAAATCTGCGTACGATAAGGCAAATTGTGAAGACTATACGCAAAATCGAAGGACAGGAAAAAGGAGATTTTATAGCCGTAATCGCTGCCAGACCCGTGCTTGACAACATAAATGAAACAAAAAAGAAAATCTGCGGCAATCTCTGTACAATCCGGGAATATTCAGCTACGACAATGGAAGAAGCAATAATAGCAGCTGTGAGGGCAGAACGGGAAGGCGCAAAGGCACTTGTTTGTGCTCCAATCGTAAGCCCAACCGTCGAAAAAATACTGCGTATTCCTGTTTCAACAATTATGCCAAAAAACAGTCTTGTGGAAGCTATTGAAAACGTAGCCCGCAAGGTTGAAATTGAAGAATAA